The following proteins are encoded in a genomic region of Drosophila bipectinata strain 14024-0381.07 chromosome XL, DbipHiC1v2, whole genome shotgun sequence:
- the LOC122321451 gene encoding uncharacterized protein: MALTTTIDIDATLRRFWELESNHRKAEVQPEDEEVEKHCLNSHTRDDNGKYIVELPFKSSDPEFADTLQEALQRFKSVERRLAQNHKLRKDYVNFMRDHKSLGHMREISLSHIIIVIIIPHHPVLGRKLRVVFHGSYRDEKGKALNKTLSIGPSIQRDLFAVCLRFRMYKYVFSSDIAKMFRQIWFEYWRNWLLTTKRSFQLQQKS, translated from the exons ATGGCCCTCACAACAACAATCGACATTGACGCCACTCTCAGACGATTCTGGGAGCTGGAAAGCAATCATCGCAAGGCAGAAGTTCAACCTGAGGACGAAGAGGTCGAGAAACACTGTCTCAACTCACACACTCGAGACGATAATGGCAAATACATCGTGGAGCTTCCTTTTAAATCCTCAGATCCCGAATTCGCAGACACCCTTCAAGAAGCTTTGCAGCGGTTCAAATCGGTTGAACGCCGTTTAGCACAAAATCATAAGCTACGTAAGGATTACGTAAACTTCATGAGGGACCATAAAAGTCTAGGACACATGCGAGAAATCTCACTGAGCcacatcatcatcgtcatcatcatacCACATCATCCTGTATTGGGTCGGAAACTCAGAGTAGTCTTCCACGGCTCTTACCGGGACGAAAAAGGCAAGGCGTTAAACAAAACACTCTCGATCGGGCCTAGTATTCAGCGAGACCTGTTTGCTGTGTGCCTGCGGTTCCGTATGTACAAGTACGTATTTTCATCGGACATAGCCAAAATGTTCCGTCAAATCTGG TTCGAGTACTGGCGCAACTGGCTGCTGACCACCAAAAGGAGTTTCCAACTGCAGCAAAAATCTTGA
- the LOC122321450 gene encoding uncharacterized protein, whose translation MYSDNGTNFFGARRSLDEMQQLLTQHKDHVENSLADEGIQWTFIPPRAPHWGGKWESAVRCVKLHLRRVIGSSTLTHEQMRTLLAQISAVVNSRTLCYTSDTDSNYLSPAHFLIGRAFKTFPEADLGHIPKYLTSLQQRPKWTKATTNIKIGSVVLVKESNTLPASWHLAWVIETYPGRDNIVRAVRLKMASGEFTRPIT comes from the exons ATGTACAGCGACAACGGAACAAATTTCTTCGGAGCCAGGAGATCCCTGGATGAAATGCAGCAGCTACTGACACAACACAAGGATCACGTAGAGAACTCCCTAGCTGACGAAGGTATCCAATGGACCTTCATCCCACCTCGTGCTCCGCATTGGGGAGGAAAGTGGGAATCAGCAGTTCGATGTGTCAAACTGCATCTTCGACGAGTCATTGGCAGCAGCACACTAACCCATGAGCAAATGCGCACCTTGCTGGCGCAGATCAGTGCGGTTGTCAACTCAAGAACCTTATGCTACACATCGGATACAGACAGCAACTATCTGTCACCAGCCCATTTCCTGATCGGGCGAGCATTTAAGACGTTCCCGGAGGCGGATCTTGGCCACATACCT AAGTACCTGACTAGTCTTCAGCAGCGACCAAAGTGGACCAAGGCAACAACCAACATCAAGATTGGCAGCGTTGTGCTCGTCAAGGAGTCCAACACACTACCAGCATCATGGCACTTAGCGTGGGTGATTGAAACCTACCCAGGAAGGGACAACATCGTGCGAGCAGTAAGGCTCAAGATGGCATCAGGAGAATTCACCCGGCCAATAACTTAG
- the LOC138926571 gene encoding uncharacterized protein: protein MLQLHIFVNSSQSAFAAAAYWRATYENRDVRAHFISSKTKCAPMRTMSIPRLELQAVVLGTRLMDTVKQEHGLAISSYVLWTYSKTVLHWISSTHRRYKQFIGNWVAEILESTEASKWRWIPSAENGRCRDDAVQGRGP from the coding sequence ATGCTACAGCTGCATATCTTCGTGAACTCCAGTCAGTCGGCGTTCGCAGCCGCGGCCTATTGGCGGGCCACTTACGAAAACAGAGACGTGCGGGCGCATTTTATAAGCTCCAAGACGAAATGCGCGCCGATGAGGACTATGTCGATCCCGCGACTGGAACTACAAGCAGTAGTATTGGGCACAAGACTGATGGACACCGTCAAGCAGGAGCACGGTCTGGCGATCAGCAGCTACGTATTATGGACGTACTCTAAGACTGTGTTGCACTGGATAAGCAGCACCCACAGGAGATACAAGCAGTTCATCGGTAACTGGGTGGCAGAGATCTTGGAATCCACGGAGGCGTCCAAGTGGAGATGGATTCCGTCTGCCGAAAATGGCAGATGTCGCGACGATGCCGTGCAAGGCCGTGGACCTTAG
- the LOC138926573 gene encoding uncharacterized protein has product MDQLRFQYGRPEQLIRSQLDSVRDVQPIQEANIARMVPFATKIGNPTVMEELIAKLPLSRRLDWAKQAIRMQPHPTVVHLSEWLHEFARLVCTVTNAGAKEKPNRRILHANSVREEEWYADHPRCCPICEGKHQIRDCKEFNSASTTTWIESARKLRLCFSCLELGHMSRLCRKTSMDVE; this is encoded by the exons ATGGATCAGCTTCGATTCCAGTATGGACGTCCGGAGCAACTCATCCGTAGCCAACTGGATAGCGTGCGCGATGTGCAGCCAATACAGGAGGCCAACATCGCAAGGATGGTGCCGTTCGCGACGAAG ATAGGGAACCCAACCGTAATGGAAGAGCTGATCGCCAAGTTGCCGCTGAGCAGGAGGTTGGACTGGGCGAAGCAAGCGATCAGGATGCAGCCGCACCCGACAGTGGTGCACCTGAGCGAATGGCTTCACGAATTCGCAAGACTGGTGTGCACCGTCACGAACGCTGGAGCCAAGGAGAAACCAAATCGAAGGATCCTGCACGCAAACAGTGTTCGCGAGGAGGAGTGGTATGCCGACCACCCCAGATGTTGCCCTATATGCGAGGGAAAACACCAGATCAGGGACTGTAAGGAGTTTAACAGCGCTTCTACAACGACGTGGATCGAGTCCGCCAGGAAGCTGAGGCTATGCTTCTCGTGTCTAGAGCTCGGACACATGTCCCGGCTCTGCAGGAAGACGTCCATGGATGTCGAATGA
- the LOC122321448 gene encoding uncharacterized protein, with protein MRIIQINLNHCEVAHSLLEQVLREKRADIALISEPYKKVETQSYILDSSKTAAILAPGRQPESVQPRVGFVQAKVGAFWLYSCYLPPRQTLQQFTHTLDEIAQDARHRSQVVIAGDFNAWAEDWGSSRTNARGRTLQETFATLDVALLNTGSQNTFSKAGYGSIVDLTFCSSGLFRRTKWSLSDDYTASDHKYIVCDIEDREQASTAAKPPRFNPATLEPLKFAQELRTPDPSGDVECEVHNSMAAVLQACRASMRCSRGHSRHHEPVPWWSPEIAHARRECLRTRRLHQRARGRPDFEQKREDFAAKRKILKKLIREAKTKCFLEMCDAAEQDPWGSAYRAVVKKAKQAKPIAPKDAETMKAIVEHLFPKQPSGVESPGPSGAREPAGFTPA; from the coding sequence ATGAGGATCATTCAGATCAACCTAAACCACTGCGAAGTAGCCCATAGCCTACTCGAGCAGGTTTTAAGAGAGAAGCGGGCAGATATAGCCCTAATAAGTGAGCCGTACAAAAAAGTCGAGACGCAAAGCTACATCCTGGACTCCTCCAAGACAGCGGCTATTTTGGCGCCAGGCAGACAACCCGAAAGTGTACAACCCAGAGTAGGTTTCGTCCAGGCCAAAGTGGGCGCGTTCTGGCTTTACAGCTGCTACCTCCCCCCGCGCCAAACACTGCAGCAGTTCACCCACACACTAGACGAGATAGCCCAGGACGCAAGGCACAGATCACAGGTGGTGATCGCTGGCGATTTTAACGCCTGGGCGGAGGACTGGGGCTCATCGCGCACCAACGCTAGGGGTCGAACCCTCCAAGAGACCTTTGCGACTCTTGACGTAGCCCTGCTGAACACCGGCTCCCAAAACACGTTCAGCAAGGCGGGGTATGGATCAATCGTGGACCTTACCTTCTGCAGCAGTGGTTTGTTTCGGAGGACTAAGTGGTCCCTCAGTGATGATTACACTGCGAGTGACCACAAATACATAGTCTGCGATATAGAGGATAGAGAGCAAGCTTCCACAGCAGCGAAGCCACCAAGATTCAACCCGGCTACATTGGAACCGCTAAAATTCGCGCAGGAACTAAGGACTCCAGATCCTTCAGGCGACGTCGAATGCGAAGTTCACAACTCCATGGCTGCGGTCCTACAGGCCTGCCGAGCCAGCATGAGGTGTAGCCGTGGGCATTCAAGGCACCATGAACCGGTGCCCTGGTGGTCCCCGGAGATAGCCCATGCGCGCAGAGAGTGCCTCCGAACCAGAAGGTTGCACCAAAGAGCCAGAGGAAGGCCGGACTTCGAACAAAAAAGGGAGGACTTCGCGGCAAAGAGGAAGATTCTGAAGAAGCTGATAAGGGAGGCAAAGACCAAGTGCTTTCTCGAGATGTGCGACGCTGCAGAGCAAGATCCGTGGGGATCGGCCTACCGGGCAGTTGTCAAGAAAGCGAAGCAGGCAAAGCCGATCGCTCCAAAAGATGCCGAAACAATGAAAGCCATTGTGGAGCACCTCTTCCCGAAGCAGccgagtggagtggagtctCCTGGGCCAAGTGGAGCAAGAGAACCTGCCGGCTTTACGCCGGCTTAG